The following coding sequences are from one Candidatus Alcyoniella australis window:
- a CDS encoding creatininase family protein, translating to MNIFRLEKISHNAINEFDPSHTVVCCAISPIEVHGPHLPVGQDWFEAQAVLDRTLDAVAPGLPDWNFLIAPPLPIATDCVPALGSISYPPTLVRDVAYHSMLPFAKRGFARLAFSSFHGGPRHNCALEDACERLNKNFDCAAISLFSAVLARIPEDVFFQAVEHTKGRKITREQTIQDRHAGMVETSLGLHLWPELVDEGWQDLPSSVSAGLDPDGEQSGSFLFSEHGRQGLIDSTRRRIATVRLIFDALKHFSNNTYFGYPALASAKQGEQILEHLIGICAELVGQFIEQGKGLDGHSPLWKLKDVLLNRPVNHVVEDWLHIYSD from the coding sequence ATGAACATTTTTAGGCTCGAGAAAATCAGCCATAACGCGATAAACGAGTTCGATCCGAGCCACACGGTGGTCTGCTGCGCGATCAGCCCGATCGAGGTCCATGGACCGCATCTGCCGGTGGGCCAGGACTGGTTCGAGGCCCAGGCGGTGCTCGATCGCACCCTGGATGCGGTCGCGCCGGGGCTGCCCGACTGGAACTTCCTGATCGCGCCGCCGCTGCCGATCGCCACGGACTGCGTGCCGGCCCTAGGCTCGATCAGCTACCCGCCGACCCTGGTGCGCGACGTGGCGTATCACAGCATGCTGCCGTTCGCCAAACGTGGATTCGCGCGCCTGGCGTTCTCCTCGTTCCACGGCGGCCCGCGCCACAACTGCGCTCTGGAGGACGCCTGCGAACGGCTGAATAAAAACTTCGACTGCGCCGCGATCTCGCTGTTCTCCGCGGTACTGGCGCGGATTCCCGAGGACGTCTTCTTCCAGGCTGTAGAACATACTAAGGGGCGCAAGATCACCCGCGAGCAGACGATCCAGGACCGTCACGCCGGGATGGTCGAGACCTCGCTGGGCCTGCACCTCTGGCCCGAGCTGGTGGACGAGGGCTGGCAGGACCTGCCCTCCAGCGTATCAGCGGGGCTCGATCCGGACGGCGAGCAAAGCGGATCGTTCCTGTTCTCCGAGCACGGCCGCCAAGGGCTGATCGACAGCACGCGCCGTAGGATCGCCACGGTGCGTCTGATCTTCGATGCGCTGAAGCACTTCAGCAACAACACCTACTTCGGCTATCCGGCCCTGGCATCGGCCAAACAAGGGGAGCAAATCCTCGAACACCTAATCGGCATTTGCGCCGAGCTGGTCGGGCAGTTCATCGAGCAGGGCAAAGGGCTCGACGGCCACTCGCCGCTGTGGAAGCTCAAGGACGTGCTGCTCAACCGGCCGGTGAACCACGTGGTCGAAGACTGGCTGCACATCTATTCAGATTAA